The genomic stretch CCCGTGGGCAACGCACCTTATCTTTCCCTTGAAATGATGCCTCATTTTTGAATGGATCCCTTTTGGCTTTCTCCATTTTCTTCCAAGCTCTTTCTTTTTATGATAGTCCTGCCTGAGAAAAATAGGCTTCTTTGCCTTGATCGCTTTTCTCAATTCAAGCAGTTTGCTCATTTTACTTCCTTCCCGTCTTTTATTATTATATAAATTCCGTCTTGAAAAATTCTCGGATCGTAATTCGGCCTTTTTGTAAGCTGCTCTATATCTGCTGCTGCCTGGCCGGCAAGCTCCTTATTTGCAGATTCAATTGTTATTTCGCTGCCTTCAATCTTTACACTGGCGCCTTTTTTCAGCTTCAGTTTTCTTGGTATTTTTTCTCCCAAAAAATTTTTAACAGTAAGATCGCTGCCGGCAATTGAAACATTCATCGGAAAATGCCCTGAGCAGATCTTTAATTTATACACGTGCGGCTCCCTGATGCCCTCAATAAGGTTTTTGATATGGGCCCTGAACGACCCTACGAGTTTCTTCTCCTTTTTCGAGCTTTTTTTAGTGGTTAATTTCAGCTTATTGCCTTCCAGCACTAACTTTATTTTCTCACTGGCAAGCTTCTTCGACGCTTCGTTTTTCCCAGACTTTAATGTCAATATATCATCAGTTAATTTAGCATCAACACCTGCTGGAATTTCTATAATTGCTTCAATTGCGCCCCTTTTCATTTCAGTAGCAATAGGCTATCAGCCTGCCCCCAAGTTTTTCCTTTTTAGCATCTTCATCGCTTTTCAGCCCCTTGTTTGTTGAAACGATCAATACGCCGAAATTTTTTGCCGGCAGATATCTTTTTTCAAATTTCTCAAAATTATCTTTGCTTACGCTGTGCCTTGGCTTTATGACTCCGCACTTGTTTATGCTGCCGAGAAGATTGACTGTTAGATACAATCCTCTTCTTGTTTCATCTTCTTTGAACGATCCTATATAATTATGTCTATTCATGATATTGAGGACATCTTTAACTATTTTTGAGCCCTTCACAACACATTCCTTTCTGCCTATTTTTTCAGCGTTCATTATAGACGATAACACATCTGAAATTGGATCATTTAATGCCATTTTTTTAACCTCAACTGTATTTTTTCCAGCCAATCCTCACAGCAATATCGCGGAAGCACTGCCTGCAAAGATTTAAGCCATATTTGCCTATGTGGCCGCCTGTTCTCCCGCAGCGCCTGCATTTTTTTGTTCCAATGCCGTACTTTCTTTCTTTCGGCGTGTTGAACTTTGCAAATCTCTTCAGCTTTGCTGGCTTTGCCCTGAGCTGCTTCAATAATTTTTTATAATAGCTTGTAGTCATTCTTCATCGCCTATTTTTATGCTGAAATTTTTTTTCATGAAATTCATTGCGTCCTCTTTTTTAATCTGGTGGTCTTTTGCTATCTTGCCTTTGCAGATTTTTCTTTTTTTAACCCTGAACCCCGGCCTTTCTAAAGTAACGCAGGCTTCCAGGC from Candidatus Woesearchaeota archaeon encodes the following:
- the rpl6p gene encoding 50S ribosomal protein L6; amino-acid sequence: MKRGAIEAIIEIPAGVDAKLTDDILTLKSGKNEASKKLASEKIKLVLEGNKLKLTTKKSSKKEKKLVGSFRAHIKNLIEGIREPHVYKLKICSGHFPMNVSIAGSDLTVKNFLGEKIPRKLKLKKGASVKIEGSEITIESANKELAGQAAADIEQLTKRPNYDPRIFQDGIYIIIKDGKEVK
- a CDS encoding 30S ribosomal protein S14 is translated as MKRFAKFNTPKERKYGIGTKKCRRCGRTGGHIGKYGLNLCRQCFRDIAVRIGWKKYS
- a CDS encoding 30S ribosomal protein S8; translation: MALNDPISDVLSSIMNAEKIGRKECVVKGSKIVKDVLNIMNRHNYIGSFKEDETRRGLYLTVNLLGSINKCGVIKPRHSVSKDNFEKFEKRYLPAKNFGVLIVSTNKGLKSDEDAKKEKLGGRLIAYCY